From a single Bacteroidota bacterium genomic region:
- a CDS encoding PLP-dependent transferase, with protein MDISYILNELGEDRERHYGSVSTPLYQSSNFCFPNVAAMRASLEDEMDVPFYTRGHNPTVAVLQQKIAALEGAEAALAFASGSAAVAAAVMQGLQAGDHVVCVQKPYSWTGKLLSKILKRFGVETTYIDGTLVENWEAACKPNTRLFMLESPNSMTFELQDIPAVAALAKSRGIRTVIDNSYATPLNQRPIEMGIDIVVHSASKYLSGHSDMVAGVLCCSRAIAEEIFKGEFMTLGGIISPNEAWLMIRGLRTLQIRMDRVAATTAKVVAYLEQHPKIERVIYPYSPSHPQYELAKKLMRQGTGQFSILLNAPDLAAAERFSDALQRFLLACSWGGHESLQFPICTLYTSQNYSESPLPWNFVRLYVGLESPEELIADLEQALSVV; from the coding sequence ATGGATATCTCCTACATTTTGAATGAGTTGGGCGAAGACCGCGAGCGTCATTACGGCTCGGTCTCCACGCCTTTGTATCAAAGCAGCAACTTCTGCTTCCCGAATGTCGCGGCCATGCGGGCTTCCTTGGAAGACGAGATGGACGTGCCGTTTTACACCCGCGGCCACAACCCGACGGTGGCGGTTTTACAGCAGAAAATCGCAGCATTGGAAGGCGCAGAAGCTGCGTTGGCCTTCGCGAGTGGCAGTGCCGCAGTCGCAGCCGCCGTGATGCAAGGCCTCCAAGCAGGCGACCATGTGGTGTGTGTACAAAAGCCGTACTCCTGGACGGGCAAATTACTGAGCAAGATTCTGAAGCGCTTTGGCGTCGAAACCACCTATATCGACGGCACCTTGGTCGAAAATTGGGAGGCGGCCTGCAAGCCCAATACCCGGCTTTTTATGCTGGAGAGCCCGAATTCGATGACGTTTGAGCTGCAAGACATCCCAGCGGTGGCCGCCTTGGCCAAGTCAAGGGGCATCCGTACGGTGATCGACAACAGCTATGCGACGCCGCTCAATCAGCGGCCGATCGAAATGGGCATCGACATTGTCGTACACAGCGCGAGCAAATACCTGAGCGGGCATAGCGACATGGTCGCGGGCGTGCTCTGTTGCAGCCGTGCGATTGCCGAGGAGATTTTCAAAGGCGAATTCATGACCCTCGGCGGCATCATTTCTCCGAATGAGGCTTGGCTGATGATTCGCGGGCTGCGCACGCTACAAATCCGGATGGACCGCGTCGCGGCTACCACGGCCAAGGTCGTCGCTTACTTGGAGCAACATCCCAAAATCGAACGTGTCATTTACCCTTATTCACCGAGCCATCCGCAGTATGAATTGGCCAAAAAACTGATGCGCCAAGGCACCGGTCAATTCTCCATCCTGCTCAATGCGCCCGACCTCGCCGCTGCCGAACGCTTCAGCGACGCCCTGCAACGCTTCCTCCTCGCCTGCAGTTGGGGCGGCCACGAAAGCCTTCAATTCCCCATTTGTACACTGTACACGAGTCAAAACTACAGCGAGTCACCCCTCCCCTGGAATTTTGTCAGAC
- a CDS encoding type II toxin-antitoxin system RelE/ParE family toxin, with product MSFEIVVTQAFRRAAKALKKRYRSFDEDLGLLIDSLEKQPVQGIEIRPNCYKIKIAISSKGKGKSVGARVITFIEIQGEKVFLLLVYDKSERDNISDKELDEILKEIE from the coding sequence ATGAGCTTTGAAATCGTTGTCACACAAGCATTCCGCCGAGCTGCGAAAGCATTGAAGAAGCGGTATAGATCCTTTGACGAAGATCTTGGTTTGTTAATCGATTCCCTTGAGAAACAACCTGTTCAAGGGATTGAAATTCGGCCAAATTGCTACAAAATTAAAATTGCAATTTCCTCAAAGGGAAAAGGAAAGTCTGTCGGGGCCAGAGTGATTACCTTCATTGAGATTCAGGGTGAAAAGGTGTTCCTGTTATTGGTCTATGACAAATCGGAGAGAGACAACATTTCCGACAAAGAATTGGACGAAATTCTGAAGGAAATTGAATGA
- a CDS encoding RidA family protein, which produces MKKEIIHTSKAPAAIGPYSQAVAVGHILYVSGQIAIDPATNEVNHGPLDVQCKQVMKNLEAILSAAGTTFAQVIKTTIFLAPGENFATVNEIYGSHFDGDYPARETVWVHSLPKDVKVEISMVAMIPAAL; this is translated from the coding sequence ATGAAAAAGGAAATCATTCACACGTCCAAGGCACCCGCAGCGATCGGCCCCTATAGCCAAGCGGTGGCCGTCGGCCATATTCTCTACGTCTCCGGCCAAATTGCCATCGATCCTGCCACCAACGAAGTCAACCATGGCCCGTTGGATGTCCAATGCAAGCAGGTGATGAAAAATCTGGAGGCCATTCTATCAGCCGCTGGAACAACCTTTGCCCAGGTCATCAAAACGACAATTTTCCTCGCTCCGGGCGAGAATTTCGCCACGGTGAATGAAATCTACGGCAGCCATTTTGACGGCGACTACCCAGCGAGGGAAACCGTTTGGGTCCACAGCCTACCCAAAGACGTCAAAGTCGAAATTTCGATGGTGGCAATGATCCCGGCTGCCCTGTAA